One Deinococcus grandis DNA window includes the following coding sequences:
- the rpsB gene encoding 30S ribosomal protein S2: MSYISMKQLLEAGVHFGHETKRWNPRFKRFIFAERNGIFIIDLQKTLKQVDRSFDFIKELSERGGVILFVGTKKQAQEIVELEARRTGMPFVTSRWLGGMLTNFKTMRTRIDRLNELDDLFESERVNDRTKAERIKLAAERERLQRFVGGIRKMTRLPDAIFVVDPTKEVIAVQEANKLGIPVIALADTDSDPDVIDYIVPGNDDAIRSIQLITHRIGDLLVEARGGGEDVGAAEAEQTEATEQAEA; encoded by the coding sequence ATGTCGTACATCAGCATGAAGCAGCTGCTGGAAGCCGGAGTTCACTTCGGTCACGAAACCAAGCGCTGGAACCCCCGTTTCAAGCGCTTCATCTTCGCCGAGCGCAACGGCATCTTCATCATCGACCTGCAGAAGACCCTCAAGCAGGTCGACCGCAGCTTCGACTTCATCAAGGAACTCTCCGAGCGCGGCGGCGTCATCCTGTTCGTCGGGACGAAGAAGCAGGCCCAGGAGATCGTGGAGCTCGAGGCGCGCCGCACCGGCATGCCCTTCGTCACCAGCCGCTGGCTGGGCGGCATGCTCACGAACTTCAAGACCATGCGCACCCGCATTGACCGCCTGAACGAACTCGACGACCTGTTCGAGTCCGAGCGCGTCAACGACCGCACCAAGGCCGAGCGCATCAAGCTGGCCGCCGAGCGCGAGCGCCTCCAGCGCTTCGTGGGTGGCATCCGCAAGATGACCCGCCTGCCCGACGCGATCTTCGTGGTGGACCCCACCAAGGAAGTCATCGCCGTGCAGGAAGCGAACAAGCTCGGGATTCCCGTCATCGCCCTGGCCGACACCGACAGTGACCCCGATGTCATCGACTACATCGTGCCCGGCAACGACGACGCGATCCGCAGCATCCAGCTGATTACCCACCGCATCGGCGACCTGCTGGTCGAGGCGCGCGGCGGCGGCGAGGACGTCGGCGCGGCCGAAGCCGAGCAGACCGAAGCCACCGAACAGGCCGAAGCCTAA